One Dasypus novemcinctus isolate mDasNov1 chromosome 1, mDasNov1.1.hap2, whole genome shotgun sequence genomic window carries:
- the LOC101435630 gene encoding LOW QUALITY PROTEIN: succinate dehydrogenase [ubiquinone] cytochrome b small subunit, mitochondrial-like (The sequence of the model RefSeq protein was modified relative to this genomic sequence to represent the inferred CDS: inserted 1 base in 1 codon): MAVLWRLGVLCRAQGGRALFLQTSVIRPAHVSAFLXDQSTPGVQHVHLSPSRYASSKAASLHWTAEKAVSILILGLLPAAYFTPCSVVDYSLAAAITVHSKWGLEQVITDYVPGKGLQKAAKAGLVTLVALSFAGLCYFNYHDVGICKAVAMVWKL; the protein is encoded by the exons ATGGCGGTTCTCTGGAGGCTGGGTGTCCTCTGCAGGGCCCAGGGGGGCCGAGCTCTGTTCCTCCAAACCTCCGTGATCAGACCTGCTCATGTCTCAGCATTTC CAGACCAGTCTACCCCAGGAGTGCAGCACGTTCACCTGTCCCCCAGCCGCTATGCTAGTTCCAAGGCTGCATCTCTTCACTGGACTGCTGAGAAGGCTGTCAGCATTTTGATCCTGGGCCTGCTTCCAGCTGCTTATTTTACTCCTTGCTCTGTGGTGGACTACTCCCTAGCTGCAGCAATCACTGTCCACAGTAAATGGGGCCTCGAGCAAGTTATTACTGACTATGTCCCTGGGAAGGGATTACAGAAAGCTGCCAAGGCAGGCCTTGTGACACTTGTGGCTTTATCCTTTGCTGGGCTTTGTTATTTCAACTATCACGATGTGGGCATCTGCAAAGCTGTTGCCATGGTGTGGAAGCTCTGA